Proteins co-encoded in one Neofelis nebulosa isolate mNeoNeb1 chromosome 2, mNeoNeb1.pri, whole genome shotgun sequence genomic window:
- the LOC131504373 gene encoding elongin-B-like translates to MDVFLMISCHKTTIFMDAKESSTMFELKRTIEGILKQPPGEQQLYKDDQLLDDGKTLGECGFTSQMAGPQAPATVGLAFQADEAFKALRMEPFSSPPKLPDVMKPQDSGSSANKQVVQ, encoded by the coding sequence ATGGACGTGTTCCTCATGATCAGTTGCCACAAGACCACCATCTTCATGGACGCCAAGGAGTCGAGTACCATGTTTGAGCTGAAGCGTACCATCGAGGGCATCCTCAAGCAGCCGCCCGGTGAGCAGCAGCTGTACAAGGATGACCAACTTCTGGATGATGGCAAGACACTGGGAGAGTGCGGCTTCACCAGTCAGATGGCAGGGCCACAGGCCCCAGCCACCGTGGGGCTGGCCTTCCAGGCAGATGAAGCTTTCAAGGCCCTGCGCATGGAGCCCTTCTCCAGTCCACCCAAGCTGCCCGATGTAATGAAGCCACAGGACTCAGGAAGCAGCGCCAACAAACAAGTGGTGCAGTGA